In Acidimicrobiia bacterium, the DNA window CGGATCTCCTGCTCGGGCCATCCCCGGCGCAGCAGCTCCTCGGTGACGGCTGGGAAGCACGAGACGTCCTCGAGGCCGGTCGGCGTCGTTTCGATCCCGTCGAAGTCGCTACCGATCCCGACCGAGGCGACCCCTGCGACCTCGGCGATGTGCTCCAGGTGGTCGACGACGTGGCCGACCGTTCCCGGGTCGAGTTGCATCGCCGTCGCCCGTGCCGCGCTCGCAGCGGCAAAGCCGGCCTCGTCCTGCGGGTCGAACTCGGCGCGCAGCGCCCGCTCCGCCTCGAACATGTCGAGGGCGGATCGCGCCGTCGACGCCACGACGAATGCCGGGCAGAACACGGCCATCACGACGCCTCCGGTCTCGCCGACTGCACGCAGCACGTCGTCCGGGACGTTGCGAGGGTGGTCCGTGACCGCTCGGGCGCCCGAATGAGAGGCGATCACAGGGACCACGCTGGCGTCGATGGCGTGTCGCATCGTGGCGGCCGACACGTGCGAGATGTCGACGAGCATCCCGAGGCGGTTCATCTCGCGGACGACCTCCCTGCCGAAGCCGGTCAACCCGCCGTTCGATTCGATGTCGGTTGCCGAGTCGGCCCACTCGATCGTGGAGCCGTGCGTGAGCGTCATGTAGCGCACCCCCGCTGCGGCGAGTGCTT includes these proteins:
- a CDS encoding dipeptidase, giving the protein MTDFAAEAKHIHASLPVVDGHNDLPWAIRVRAGGSLDVADPRRHLAGYHTDTARLLEGGVGGQFWSVYVPSWRPDPFDEVMAQVSLVQAMVAADPRRLTPATTAADVMRAREERKVASLIGAEGGHAIEGSLDKLEALAAAGVRYMTLTHGSTIEWADSATDIESNGGLTGFGREVVREMNRLGMLVDISHVSAATMRHAIDASVVPVIASHSGARAVTDHPRNVPDDVLRAVGETGGVVMAVFCPAFVVASTARSALDMFEAERALRAEFDPQDEAGFAAASAARATAMQLDPGTVGHVVDHLEHIAEVAGVASVGIGSDFDGIETTPTGLEDVSCFPAVTEELLRRGWPEQEIRMTLGDNVLRVLEQAERTAA